The following proteins are encoded in a genomic region of Brachyspira pilosicoli:
- a CDS encoding C-GCAxxG-C-C family protein: MTLYEYLYNGFGKKEDLNCAEKMLYGANTVYNLGIDKSDLKLAAGFGGGMGLGLTCGIITGAIMAFSKAFIIERGHESTFLKELEFEFVSRFKELTSHTDCTPLKEEYRDPIDGCDYIIFEAAKIFDDIMQRYYKKD, translated from the coding sequence ATGACTTTATACGAATATTTATATAATGGATTTGGAAAGAAAGAAGATTTAAATTGTGCAGAAAAGATGCTTTATGGAGCTAATACTGTTTATAATTTGGGAATAGATAAAAGTGATTTAAAGCTTGCTGCTGGTTTTGGGGGCGGTATGGGATTGGGTCTTACCTGCGGTATTATAACTGGTGCTATAATGGCTTTTTCTAAAGCTTTTATTATAGAGAGAGGTCATGAAAGCACTTTTTTAAAAGAGTTAGAATTTGAGTTTGTCAGCAGGTTTAAAGAATTAACTTCGCATACAGATTGTACTCCTTTGAAAGAAGAGTATAGAGACCCTATAGACGGATGCGATTATATTATATTTGAAGCTGCTAAAATATTTGACGATATAATGCAGAGATATTACAAAAAAGATTAA
- a CDS encoding ATP-dependent helicase → MDNNKQNELLNGLNENQREGVLHIDSPLLLLAGAGSGKTLVITKKIAYLITEKHIRPENIMAVTFTNKAANEMKERVCSMLPEIKPFRLFIRTFHSACLRILKDNAQYLNYREDFLILDEGDRLSVIKKIMKEENTPKSIKPKDVSRYISAKKNEMRYDIGFEEEYYKKVYDKYTEYEVKENVMDFDDLILNTIKLFEKEKSVLDNYKKRFKYILVDEFQDTNLQQYKLIKMLAQKNNSQSQDNQLTVVGDDDQSIYAFRGANVSNILNFENDFEDTKIIRLEENYRCPKNVVEAALNVIKNNSHRHTKNVFSNKKSDYKIENWICYTDYEEAKSVANEIELLFDEGFEAKDIVILFRTNSQSRAYEKELMAHSINYKIVGGVGFYERTEIKDSISFLRLITGFNDNFSIRRTINTPTRGIGEKTFAQFESFADKKNLTLYDAIDIIEESNISKKALNNIKEYKNILKKYSKKIEEDPKHIEGVFFEFLKEIDYFSIFKSDGNIRIATAEDNIKELFNAYYSYLNYNYENPESSLNIRGFLEETTLYKDNSNEDKEDAITLMTVHNAKGLEFEVVFITGLEHGVFPHYFSLEEENGVEEERRLFYVAITRAKQKLYLTYAKRRRISSGTMEQAPSSFLMEIPKSLLYIKEKANSYYMEIDEDAFDY, encoded by the coding sequence ATGGATAATAATAAACAAAATGAGTTACTTAATGGTTTAAACGAAAATCAAAGAGAAGGTGTGCTTCATATAGATAGTCCTCTTCTTCTTTTGGCTGGTGCTGGAAGCGGTAAGACTTTAGTTATTACCAAAAAAATAGCATACCTTATAACAGAAAAACACATAAGACCAGAAAATATAATGGCTGTAACTTTTACAAACAAAGCAGCCAATGAAATGAAAGAAAGAGTATGCTCTATGCTTCCAGAAATAAAACCATTTAGGCTGTTTATAAGAACATTTCACTCTGCATGTTTGAGAATATTAAAAGATAATGCTCAATATTTAAATTATAGAGAAGACTTTCTTATTTTGGATGAGGGCGATAGATTAAGCGTTATAAAAAAAATAATGAAAGAAGAAAACACTCCAAAATCTATAAAGCCGAAAGATGTTTCAAGATATATATCTGCCAAAAAAAATGAAATGAGATATGATATTGGTTTTGAAGAGGAGTATTATAAAAAAGTATATGATAAATACACAGAATATGAAGTTAAAGAAAATGTGATGGATTTTGATGACTTAATACTCAACACTATAAAACTATTTGAAAAAGAGAAAAGTGTACTTGATAATTATAAAAAGAGATTTAAATATATTTTAGTTGATGAGTTTCAAGATACTAATTTGCAGCAATACAAATTAATAAAAATGCTTGCTCAAAAAAATAATAGCCAAAGCCAAGATAATCAATTAACCGTTGTAGGCGATGATGACCAGAGTATATATGCTTTTAGAGGAGCAAACGTATCTAATATATTAAACTTTGAAAATGATTTTGAAGACACTAAAATAATTCGCCTTGAAGAAAATTATAGATGCCCGAAAAATGTAGTTGAAGCAGCTTTGAATGTAATAAAAAATAATAGCCATAGACACACAAAAAATGTTTTTTCAAACAAAAAAAGTGATTATAAAATAGAAAATTGGATATGCTATACAGATTATGAAGAGGCAAAATCGGTTGCTAATGAAATAGAGTTATTGTTTGATGAAGGTTTTGAAGCAAAAGATATAGTTATTTTGTTTAGAACCAATAGCCAATCAAGAGCTTATGAAAAAGAACTTATGGCTCATTCTATTAATTATAAAATAGTAGGAGGAGTTGGGTTTTATGAGAGAACAGAGATTAAAGACAGCATTTCTTTTTTGAGGCTTATTACAGGCTTTAATGATAATTTTAGTATAAGAAGAACCATCAATACACCAACAAGAGGAATAGGGGAAAAAACTTTTGCTCAGTTTGAGTCATTTGCAGATAAAAAAAATCTCACACTCTATGATGCAATAGACATTATAGAAGAATCAAATATTTCAAAAAAAGCTCTTAACAACATTAAAGAATATAAAAACATATTAAAGAAATATTCAAAAAAAATAGAAGAAGACCCTAAACATATAGAGGGAGTATTCTTTGAGTTTTTAAAAGAAATAGATTATTTTTCAATATTTAAAAGCGACGGCAATATAAGAATAGCAACAGCAGAAGATAATATAAAAGAGCTTTTTAATGCATATTACAGCTATTTAAATTACAATTATGAAAACCCTGAAAGCAGTTTAAATATAAGAGGATTTTTAGAGGAAACAACACTCTATAAAGACAACAGCAACGAAGATAAGGAAGATGCAATTACACTTATGACAGTTCACAACGCAAAAGGATTAGAGTTTGAAGTTGTATTTATCACAGGTCTTGAGCATGGAGTATTTCCTCATTACTTTTCACTCGAAGAAGAAAACGGCGTAGAAGAAGAGAGAAGACTTTTTTATGTGGCAATTACAAGGGCTAAACAAAAACTATACCTCACATACGCAAAAAGAAGAAGGATAAGCTCAGGCACTATGGAACAAGCTCCTTCATCATTTTTAATGGAGATACCAAAATCTCTATTATATATAAAAGAAAAAGCTAATAGTTATTATATGGAAATAGATGAAGATGCTTTTGATTATTAA
- a CDS encoding cation:dicarboxylate symporter family transporter gives MKKIGLLPRIIIGIILGILVGMYLPSPVVRIFVTFSSIFSLFLNFIIPLMIVAFIGYGIASLTEGASKLIGITVAISYGSTLLAGSIAFLVASNLFPTLLGAAALSNVKIESGLDSYFSIPLKPLFDVTSAVVFAFILGIGITMLRPKKQGEELFSIVRDSEEVIQAVLKNIIIPLLPIHILGTFANLAYAGSIQHILVIFGKVFAVVITLHILYITALFIISGVIGHKSPLMLIKNQIPPYFTAVGTQSSAATIPVSLIAAERNGVSEQIRNFVIPLCATIHLAGSMITLTCCSTAVILILGQNPTYSSILPFILMLGVAMVAAPGAPGGAVMSALPFFYMIGITGEELQGLMIALYLTQDSFGTAANVSGDNAIAVFVDWFYKTKIKKESVA, from the coding sequence ATGAAAAAAATTGGTTTGCTGCCTAGAATTATAATCGGTATAATTTTAGGTATTTTAGTGGGCATGTATCTTCCTAGTCCTGTAGTAAGAATATTTGTAACTTTCAGTTCTATATTTAGTTTATTTTTAAACTTTATTATACCTCTTATGATAGTTGCTTTTATAGGATACGGTATTGCCAGCCTTACAGAGGGTGCTTCAAAGCTTATTGGAATTACAGTGGCTATATCTTATGGTTCTACATTATTAGCTGGAAGTATTGCTTTTTTAGTAGCTTCAAATCTTTTTCCTACCCTTTTGGGTGCTGCTGCTTTAAGCAATGTAAAAATAGAATCTGGTTTGGATAGTTATTTTTCTATACCTCTTAAACCTTTATTTGATGTTACATCTGCTGTAGTATTTGCATTTATACTTGGTATTGGTATTACAATGCTCAGACCTAAAAAGCAAGGAGAAGAGCTATTTTCTATAGTAAGAGACTCTGAAGAGGTTATACAGGCTGTTCTTAAAAATATAATAATACCTTTATTGCCTATACACATTTTAGGTACTTTTGCTAATTTAGCTTATGCTGGCAGTATACAGCATATACTTGTGATATTTGGTAAAGTATTTGCTGTTGTTATTACTTTACATATACTTTATATTACTGCTTTGTTTATAATATCTGGTGTTATAGGGCATAAATCTCCTTTAATGCTCATTAAAAACCAAATCCCTCCTTATTTCACTGCTGTAGGTACTCAAAGCAGTGCTGCTACTATACCTGTTAGCTTAATAGCTGCTGAAAGAAATGGGGTTAGCGAGCAGATTAGAAATTTTGTTATACCGCTTTGTGCTACTATACACTTAGCTGGTTCTATGATTACTTTGACTTGCTGTTCTACTGCTGTTATACTCATACTTGGTCAAAACCCAACTTATAGCTCAATACTTCCTTTCATACTTATGTTAGGTGTAGCTATGGTTGCTGCTCCAGGAGCACCAGGAGGAGCTGTTATGAGTGCTTTGCCTTTCTTCTATATGATTGGTATTACTGGAGAAGAATTACAGGGTTTGATGATTGCTTTATACTTAACTCAAGACTCTTTTGGTACTGCTGCTAATGTTTCTGGGGACAATGCTATTGCTGTATTTGTTGATTGGTTCTACAAGACAAAAATCAAAAAAGAATCTGTTGCTTAA
- the ftsH gene encoding ATP-dependent zinc metalloprotease FtsH, with the protein MANNKKKNTNRRNNIPQSGGGNQIIIILLLTMVVVMAIMYFQKTPQVKAQEWDYSTVVEKVKEKSVTEVTIVDQYIKNGKAVQTLNGKVTEIDFYSYIPFSASGFADFLIENNVKVRGEPEKPSYFSIILVNLLPILAIGFLLWFFMFRQVQGSNNRAMNFGKSRARLLTKEDVKVTFKDVEGCKEAKEELQEVVQFLKDASKFTRLGAKIPKGVLLVGPPGTGKTLLAKAVAGEANVPFFSMSGSEFVEMFVGVGASRVRDLFEQGKRSAPCIIFIDELDAVGRTRGAGYGGGHDEREQTLNQMLVEMDGFNTDTRIIIFAATNRPDVLDPALLRPGRFDRQVVVDLPDVKGREGIFKVHVAKIQHDPSIDLYHLARATPGFSGADIANMVNEAALIAARNDKERVELKDFEEARDKVMMGPERRSILISEKEKLNTAYHEAGHTLMAVLLQNTDALHKVTIVPRGRSLGATWTLPSDGRYTLQRKKAIDEMSLLLGGRVAEEFKFGEDSVTTGASNDIERVTELARRMVCEWGMSRLGPIAFGQKEQPIFLGKEIARHKDYSEETAQKIDEEVHKFVIKAYERTKKLIAENAEKFEALSRELFEKESLDIEDIERICEVKLDRVKDKLVYAGKDPKRGTDELEDPSAYQDGEVKSVKDEVFSTPIKPLKDEKSSKKTSSINKKISSPNRKKKSEE; encoded by the coding sequence CAGAAGTTACTATAGTTGATCAATATATAAAAAATGGTAAAGCTGTACAAACGCTTAATGGTAAAGTTACAGAGATAGATTTTTATTCTTATATACCTTTTTCTGCAAGCGGTTTTGCAGATTTTCTTATAGAGAATAATGTAAAAGTTAGGGGTGAACCTGAAAAACCAAGTTACTTTAGTATAATACTTGTAAACTTACTTCCTATACTTGCTATAGGATTTTTACTTTGGTTCTTTATGTTTAGACAAGTTCAAGGTTCAAACAATAGAGCTATGAACTTTGGAAAAAGCAGAGCAAGACTTTTAACAAAAGAAGATGTAAAAGTAACATTTAAAGATGTTGAGGGCTGTAAAGAAGCCAAAGAAGAGCTTCAAGAAGTTGTGCAGTTTTTGAAAGATGCGAGTAAATTTACGAGGCTTGGTGCTAAGATACCAAAGGGAGTATTATTAGTAGGCCCTCCAGGTACAGGTAAAACTTTGCTTGCTAAGGCAGTTGCTGGTGAAGCTAATGTACCTTTCTTTAGTATGTCTGGTTCTGAGTTTGTTGAGATGTTTGTAGGTGTTGGTGCTTCGAGGGTAAGAGATTTATTTGAACAAGGTAAGAGGTCTGCTCCTTGTATTATATTTATAGATGAGCTTGATGCTGTGGGCAGAACTAGAGGTGCTGGATACGGCGGCGGACATGATGAAAGAGAGCAAACTCTAAACCAAATGCTTGTTGAAATGGACGGTTTTAATACTGACACTAGAATTATAATATTTGCTGCTACCAACAGACCTGATGTACTTGACCCTGCATTACTTCGTCCGGGAAGATTCGACAGACAGGTTGTTGTTGATTTACCTGATGTTAAGGGAAGAGAAGGAATATTTAAAGTGCATGTTGCTAAGATACAGCATGACCCTTCTATAGATTTGTATCATTTAGCTAGAGCTACTCCTGGTTTTTCTGGTGCTGATATTGCTAATATGGTTAATGAGGCTGCTTTGATTGCTGCTAGAAACGATAAAGAAAGAGTAGAGCTTAAAGATTTTGAAGAGGCTCGTGATAAAGTTATGATGGGTCCTGAGAGAAGAAGCATTCTTATAAGTGAAAAAGAAAAACTTAATACCGCTTACCACGAGGCAGGGCATACTTTAATGGCAGTACTTCTTCAAAATACTGATGCTTTACATAAAGTAACTATTGTACCTCGCGGAAGAAGTTTGGGTGCTACTTGGACGCTTCCTTCAGATGGTAGGTATACACTTCAAAGAAAAAAGGCTATTGATGAGATGTCTTTACTTCTTGGTGGTCGTGTTGCCGAAGAGTTTAAATTTGGAGAAGATTCTGTTACTACAGGTGCTTCTAATGATATAGAAAGAGTTACAGAACTTGCAAGGAGAATGGTTTGCGAATGGGGTATGAGCAGGCTTGGTCCTATTGCTTTCGGTCAAAAAGAACAGCCTATATTCTTGGGTAAAGAAATTGCACGCCACAAAGACTATAGTGAAGAAACTGCTCAAAAAATTGATGAGGAAGTGCATAAATTTGTAATCAAAGCTTATGAAAGAACTAAAAAATTAATAGCTGAAAATGCTGAGAAGTTTGAGGCATTGTCTAGAGAGTTATTTGAAAAAGAATCTCTTGACATAGAAGATATTGAAAGAATATGTGAAGTTAAACTTGATAGAGTGAAAGATAAATTAGTTTATGCAGGTAAAGACCCTAAAAGAGGAACTGATGAACTTGAAGACCCTTCTGCTTATCAAGATGGAGAAGTAAAGAGTGTTAAAGATGAAGTATTTTCTACACCTATAAAACCTCTTAAAGATGAAAAATCTTCTAAGAAAACTTCTTCTATTAATAAAAAAATATCTTCTCCTAACAGAAAAAAGAAAAGCGAAGAGTAA
- a CDS encoding TRM11 family SAM-dependent methyltransferase gives MKKKLELQTTTLWDYPSQQYLKSEEEKHKHYIGATPSYIIWNLLNRYTKEKDLVVDPMAGSGTTIDVARELNRRALGYDINPKALERKDIFRADARKIPIEDEKVDFVFVDPPYSTHINYSNEKNCIGKLTAKTDEYYEAMDKVIAEIFRIMKKDRYMALYVSDSYEKDYPFMPIGFKLFEIMSKYFMPIDIVSVVRHNKSLNKGNYHLSAIEHNYYLRGFNYLFIMYKKGNKTIDKNGKVHLRNF, from the coding sequence ATGAAAAAAAAGTTAGAATTACAAACAACAACTCTTTGGGATTATCCTTCTCAGCAATATTTAAAAAGTGAAGAGGAAAAACATAAACATTATATAGGAGCAACACCATCATATATAATATGGAATTTATTAAATAGATATACAAAAGAAAAAGATTTAGTAGTTGATCCTATGGCAGGAAGCGGTACAACTATTGATGTGGCAAGAGAGCTTAATAGACGTGCTTTAGGATATGATATCAATCCAAAGGCATTAGAGAGAAAAGATATTTTTAGAGCCGATGCAAGAAAAATACCAATAGAAGATGAAAAGGTAGATTTTGTTTTTGTTGACCCGCCATATAGTACTCATATAAATTACTCTAATGAAAAAAATTGTATAGGTAAATTAACCGCAAAAACAGATGAGTATTATGAAGCTATGGATAAAGTGATAGCTGAAATATTTAGAATAATGAAAAAAGATAGATATATGGCTTTATATGTTTCAGATTCTTATGAGAAAGATTATCCGTTTATGCCTATAGGTTTTAAGCTTTTTGAGATTATGAGTAAATATTTTATGCCTATAGATATAGTTTCGGTTGTGAGGCATAATAAAAGTTTAAACAAGGGTAATTATCATTTATCTGCAATAGAGCATAATTATTATTTGAGAGGGTTTAATTATCTTTTTATAATGTATAAGAAGGGTAATAAAACAATAGATAAAAACGGCAAGGTGCATTTAAGGAATTTTTAA
- a CDS encoding beta-ketoacyl-ACP synthase III produces MKACIKNLSSYLPENILTNYDLEKTLDTNNDWIVSRTGIEERRIADKNESSANMAIKAVKKLIEKNEKIDDADAVIVATSTKSYTFPSTAGLIQKEFNIKNSCLAFDISAACSGYIYALNTAASLIESGECKKVLIVATEKCSDIVNWEDRSTAILFGDGVSAALIEAKEENESGVIVATDIGSEPNDEILIVKGGGSAEPITEKNVDEKLNSITMEGTEVFKKAVTTFDETIRKTVKSANLELTDLSLIITHQANTRIMNAVAKKLGFDDSKFYVNIQKYGNTSAASVGIAFTEAFEKNAIKKGDYVLLTAFGAGLTWGSTLIKF; encoded by the coding sequence ATGAAAGCTTGTATAAAAAATTTATCTTCATATTTGCCTGAAAACATATTAACCAATTATGATTTAGAAAAAACATTGGATACAAATAATGATTGGATAGTAAGCAGAACTGGCATAGAAGAAAGGAGAATAGCAGACAAAAATGAAAGCTCTGCCAATATGGCAATAAAAGCTGTAAAAAAACTAATAGAAAAAAACGAAAAAATAGATGATGCTGATGCTGTAATAGTTGCTACTTCTACAAAATCATATACATTTCCTTCAACAGCAGGACTTATACAAAAAGAATTTAATATAAAAAACTCATGCCTTGCATTTGATATATCAGCTGCCTGCTCTGGATATATATATGCTCTTAATACTGCAGCTTCACTTATAGAGAGTGGGGAATGCAAAAAGGTTTTGATTGTGGCAACAGAAAAATGCAGTGATATAGTAAACTGGGAAGACAGGTCTACTGCAATACTTTTTGGTGATGGTGTTAGTGCGGCATTGATTGAGGCTAAAGAAGAAAATGAGAGCGGAGTAATAGTGGCTACAGACATAGGAAGCGAGCCTAATGATGAGATATTGATAGTAAAAGGAGGCGGAAGTGCTGAGCCTATCACAGAAAAAAATGTTGATGAAAAACTTAATAGCATAACTATGGAAGGAACAGAAGTTTTTAAGAAGGCAGTTACTACTTTTGATGAAACTATAAGAAAAACTGTAAAAAGTGCTAATTTGGAATTAACTGATTTGTCTTTAATAATTACTCATCAGGCCAATACCAGAATAATGAATGCTGTTGCTAAAAAGTTGGGTTTTGATGACAGCAAATTTTATGTGAATATACAAAAATACGGTAACACATCTGCTGCGAGTGTTGGTATAGCATTTACAGAGGCTTTTGAAAAGAATGCTATTAAAAAAGGCGATTATGTGTTACTTACAGCTTTTGGTGCTGGTCTTACTTGGGGTTCTACTTTAATAAAATTTTAA